In Xiphophorus maculatus strain JP 163 A chromosome 17, X_maculatus-5.0-male, whole genome shotgun sequence, the genomic stretch ACTGCAAAGATAATTGTTTTGTTAGATGTTCTGAACCAGAGAACATATCTGATGCTCCCCAATGTATCTTTATCATATAACATATTTAATTAGACTGTAAAAACCATTCATCATCCAGCAGGCTCACCACTAGGGGGCAGTGTAACAGCACATATGTTGCTAGAATGAAGGTGAAAGACTTCTATTGTCCTACCTGTCCCCAGAGCAAGGAGCCAAAGCCGAAGAATGTGCACCACAGCCATTGATCCAAGGACAGAGCCACACAGCTGAACGGTTTCCCTCCAATCTGCACTATAAGTATCTAGAAGagcagaataaagacacaatTATTTTGCACGTACAAATGGAGTTTCTTGTATGTTGGAAGAAACGAAAGTTGTTTCTTCGATAGTCTATCTTCTGGTTTTACCTGAATGATAAATGTGCCGAGGACTATAGTGCAGAAGATGAGGTTGTTAAAAACGCCCTCAAACACGTTCCGCTCCCCATGGATTTTGCGGGCGTTGATTTCGTTGAAAAGCTGCATCAAGACGAAGGTGTTGAAAACTATAGTGTAGTGTTCAGAGGGTGGGGCGTTGAGAGGGGTATTTCTGCCGCTGTCGATGTTAAACAACTTCTCTCctgcaagacagaaaaaagggaTTTTAAAAGGGACAAAGGTATCTTTCAAATTCAGAATGAAAAAAGCTTCTTACCAACAAAAAGCAGTGTAAAGATGGTGGTTAGCTGGTACACGGCGTGACCCAGAATGTTCTTCATCATGGTGCGGGATATTAGAGGCTTGTTGCGGCCATACGGTTTCCTCAGCAGCAAGGCTTCTGTTGGCGGCTCGGTGGCCAAAGCCAACGACGCGAATGTGTCCATAATCAGGTTCACCCACAACATCTGCACTGCTTTCAGGGGAGAATCCTAGCAGCAGAGAAAGAAGGGCATAAACATGATGCCATCCTAATAGTTCATAACTTGCAGTGCCTTTGGAAAGTACtcactgtacttttttttctttccacattttatgcTAAAGCCTTATTCCAGATTGCATTATGTTcatctctttcctcaaaattctacacacaTCCCCCATCATGACAACAtgcaaaagatgtttttaaaagaaaaaaatattctcataATTATTTACTGCCTTTACTTAATACTGTGTTGAAGCTCAAAATGTAGCTATTTCCACTGATTATCCTTGAGATGTTTCTACAGTGAAATGGAATATGTCTGTGGTGAATTCAGCTGATTGGCACTGATTTGGAAAGACACACACCTGTGTATGTAAAGCCCCACAAAACGTCCACAATAGCagcatttccattaaccatagaaatgtgaaaattgaaatagcaaaaataaattttcttaacGGAAAcagcatttttgaaaaaatacacaGTTTTCCATAAAAAATGTCTGTGCTAGGTGAGGTGGTTTGTCAGCCATATTGAAATAcgtgtatttcgcaaaactgcattGGAAACACATCAGTCAAGTCACGTGATCagcagccggatgttactactggcaaaaacgACAAAGGAgataacaggaagtagtaggaaaCAACCAGTGGAGGTTGTTTTTTCCAACCTCAACTGTGAAGGGAGAAGTGCCAAGCCAAATGAGATGGCTCTTAGTCAAAGTCAATATTTGGAATCAAAGTGAATGGGAGAATGCCCAGACTGTGCTGTAAGTGAGATCTGAATCGAGCGGAATAGCGCAGAAAAACAATGGCCAGGCTGGTCTCATTAACAAAATGGTTTACCTGTGTGATGCAGGCTCCTGTAAACGCTACGATGACGGCCACGACGTTGACGGTCAGCTGGAACTGAAGGAACTTGGAGATACTGTCGTACACGTTCCGTCCCCACATGACGGCTTTAACAATGCTGGAAAAGTTGTCGTCGGTCAGAATGATGTCTGACGCTTCCTTCGCCACGTCTGTCCCCGCGATGCCCTGAAAACAGCAAAAGGGaaaagatttgtgttttttattttttacccctctagggggcttttgtgggctctagtgtcccttatatgacagtaggctgacaggaaacggggaaggagaggggggaagacatgcggtaaatattgtcgggtccgggagtcgaacccgcgacggccgtgtcgaggaatcaaggcctccaaatatgggtcgcgctaaccactacgccaccacggcacgtcCAAGATATGTGTTTTTTATGCGTTTACATCTTTTTTATAAGGATAACATGAAagtgtttaaaacaaagaaatgctcACCATTGCAAAGCCAACATCAGCTTTCTTCAAGGCGGGACCGTCATTCGTACCGTCACCTGTCACTGCGACTACCTGCCTCTGCTCTGCTATTGTGCTGTCAATTATccctaaaggaaaaaaatgaacactattcataaacaaacaagccataaaatgtaaaaccgTTTTAGATGCACTTATACATTTAAACCGACACTACCTTTAACTAAGGTGTGTTTATCTGTGGGAGACGACCGAGCCAGAACTCTGAGTTTGGGCCAGATTTTGTCAATACGCTCTTGTTCAATCTGAGAAGGTGAAGAATAAAGTTTCAATACAATTTCTCTGCAGCTACTGCTGGAATTTCTGAAGCCAGAGTCATTTATCATGGCCCCACCTCTCCTCTTTCGTTGCGTATTCTGCGGTTGAACTCTTTTCCGTCCAGGCAGAGGAAATCATCTCCTGGCTGTAGGATCCCACACTTACAGGCGATGGCGCGCGCCGTGTTGATGTTGTCCCCGGTCACCATCCGCACCGTGATGCCAGCGCGCTGGCATTTCTTAATCGCGTCCGGGACCTGAAGgaggcacacacacaaaaaaatggagCCGTTCAGTCGGGGGTTTTAAAACTCAGACAATAAAACTGATATTGAATCCATCTCGGTCTAAACATCCTGCATCATTTCCAACAAGAACACCTGACGagcaaaaatatacagaaagcCAAGCACTTAAAGAGACATTACAAAGTCCACATTTGTCTCGTTGCCTCACTCAGGGGAAACCGTTTAAAAAGCGCTGACCCTCATTTCCCTTTCTTAGAAAGGCTGCGCGGCCGGCAAAGGAAACCCCGAGCTGCCGGTTTGATTCCAACCAAGTCTTTGTCACATGGTCAAGTTGCAAAGCAGATCCTCTCTCCCATCATCACCTTTCCAAGACTATTTAGGCTGCAGACGAGGGATAGGGACATATGCCAACATTTCAGTAGCATCTACACTTCTCTCTGCGACGGGCTAGATGTTCAGAGTGTTACACAAGTTTTCACACCCTTGAACtctttcaaattttattttgtgtataactgaagtggaaggaaaattatgttttctaaacATGATTGCACTAGCTGAGATTGGATGGAGATTACTGTCAACACCATTaaagaattaataataaattatcaaTTTAATAGTTGATTAATCGTTTACTGCAGCATATagtcaaataaaggccagttgctgaaacatcaacacactcagcagtaattaagccaaaaactttacaaaaactatagacattttgcttttaagataaaaataaaaacatttgtctgtaaatatgttctacccagaactcaagTGGCTTAGTTTCAGCTTCAaattctgtacaaaaaaatcttattgAGCACCACTGCTATCCATTTATTAATCAATTCATTAATTCAATATCCATTTATTATCAAAAAAATAACCAGTAGATTAGCTCTTCCCTGTATTGATGTTATGCACAAATGGCTGATCTTTTCATGTTGATGCTAGAAACATTTTCTAGCTGCTAATGAGTCCTTTGcaacaaatgatcaagcgtGCTCTAAGGTACACTATGTTgatgcattttaggcaataaaatgtcaatttatttgcatattttaatgtaattataatattgcataaaatggATTATATAAAAACTCTGCATAATGTGCCAATTTTTatatccgattaatcgtcagagtAATCAATAGACCAATGAATAACTGAAATCTTTAGTTGCATCCCAAGTTGCCGTTCTTCTGTTGTGCAAAAGAATCTCAGTAGGCTTTGactctggactttaactaggccattatGATATTTTGCTTTGATCTCTATGATTCTACTGTAGCGCCAGAATGTGTCATTACCTCTGGTCTCACAGGGTCCTCAATGCCAACCACGCAGATGCAGGTCAATCCGGTGAGAATGTCACTTTCATTGTCCCAGTCAGGTTGACCTTCGGAGGCGGGAAAGTCTCTGTACGCCAGGCAGATGGTCCTGAGACCTTCCGAAGCCATCGGCTCGATGACTTTCTTTACCATGTCGTCCCTGTCCCGCGGGCGGAAGACCTTCGGCTCGCCACTCGCTGTCACAATTTTATAGCacctggaaaaaattaaataaaaacggGAAATGAAaccataaatgtaaataaagtacGACAAGATGGGAACTTAGGAGTTCAGATGTAAAAGAAGTGATCCAGATTGTATAAAGATTAGAGGAAGCAGGAAAAGCGACATTTCAGTAGTGTGCTGCGATAATTCGGTGGAACACTAAGCCTTCTGTGGGTTAAAAAAGAGCCTGCTTAATTAAGAGGCTTACGGAGCTGTTACCGGCTCCTTTTCTCACTGCTTAGTTTAAGTAAAGGGTTTGGGTGTTATACACTTGAACTTCTTGGCTGCTTAAGCTATTACACATAATTTAGTGAAAAGTCTGGCCAACCGTGGCACTGAAACAACTTTCACATCAACAGAAAAACCTACAGGCAACATGGCCGAcgccagaaaaagaaaataggttttactttttaaggaGAATTTCCGAGGCTCCTTTGCTGAACATCCGAAAGCTGCCATCTGCCATCTTCAGCACAGTGCTCATGGATTTCCGCACCGAGTTGAAGGTGTAGACCTTGAAGAATTTCTCTTCGGGGATTTCAGCGCGGATGGCCCGATAATCCCGCTTCAGGTCGTTAGAGAAACCAAGCAAGGCACACTCCGTTTTGTTGCCCACCTGACGAGGCAGACCCCCTTCTTTTTCTGGAGGCTGgggaaaagaaatacaaaaaagagaCTCCAAGTTATGTTTCTAGATCTAGTTTCTCACACTATAACTCACAAATAGggtactttttgtttcttttattattttaaacacgCCTACCAAGATATTAGTAGTGTAGGCGGAATTAACTGCTATGCCCAGGACCAGCGTGTCTAGAACTGAGGTGGGGATGTTTTCCGGCAAAGGGATCTTCCTGAAGTGCTTTTCAGCAATGTAGACCTGGACCACGGCCATTCTGTTCATGGTGAGAGTTCCAGTTTTGTCAGAGCAAATGGCTGTAGCGTTACCCATTGTCTCGCAAGCGTCCAAATGTCTCACAAGGTTGTTGTCTGACATCATTTTCTGtaagaagaaggaggaaaatCTTTCGAACTCTGTCGGGAAACAAAGGCGATCACAGCACGGCTTAAAGGTATCAGTTAGCCACGTCTCGACAGTCTGGCCTGCTTGCTTTAATAAGGGTGTGTGTAAGCTGGTCAAGCATTGACTAAAGGTCACTTGGCAGAATTTACCTTGACGGAGTATGCTAGGGAGATAGTTACGGCAAGTGGCAGGCCTTCTGGAACAGCCACCACCAGAACGGTCACACCAATGATAAAGAATTTCACAAAAAACTGTATGTAAATGGGTGTGCAGTCCTGGACCCAAGGCAGGCCCTGGTACCAGAATGTGTCCACCACAAACAGCACCACCAGGATGATGACTGTAACGGCCGACATAAGCAGCCCTGCGGAGAAATCAAAGCCCAATCACAAGCAGATCTACAGGTGAACATCATCTgagacaaaaagtttttttgattttttttacccacCTCCCTTTCCTATTTGCACAGCTAGCTTGGTTAATTTTCCTTGGAGAAcagacttttctttctttggcaAGCTggcttttttcttctcctctgcaTCAGCTCCTTCATCGCTGTTGAGAGGCTGCATTTCCATAGCAGCACCATCCTGTGCTTTTGCTGCAGCAAAGCGTACAAAGCAAACAGATTAATGGACTGAACTGTGCCACCATAAACACAGAGCAAGCAGCAGAATTTGGTATGCATATAGATAAACTCTGTCGACATCAAATATTCAAAGTTTAAtgtggaataatttttttttgtcttctctgaACTTTGCAATAAAAGTCTGTCCGATTTGCTGCCTGATCCATTACAgtttaaaaccacaaagaaaaatacaacaactaCCAGCAACTGGAAGCAACAAAATGTTGAGTGCTAGAATATTTATTAGTCTCATATCCAAAACACATAATAATTGATGTGGGTAAGTGTAAAGAAGTCAGAAAGTAAGTGTAAGTGTAAAGAAAGCACAGGCTAGCTGTGATATCCATTATATCAAATTTTATGTCATCTTTAAATCATGAAATGAAGACatcaaaaccataaaatgtCCCGCTCATTAATTGTTGGTAATTTGAAATAAGTAATGCAATTTACTGAATTTATGAACATGCTTCACTTACAAACTCTAAGAAACAGATTAAATACAATTATCAAAATAGTACATTTGCTTCATTACTTGTCTTGAAAATAGTCATAGGATTTatcaattaaattcaaagtgGCACAGCgcttgaaaagaaaaggaaaaagaagtaTGCTGTGGAAAGCCAGAATGTTTTCTCCTAAAGGTAATACTGGCAAAAGTAAACAACTAGTGTTGTGGCTGCATTCCTTGGAAGAAGaagctgttttaaaacataTGTTACTATTATATGCAGCAGAGTCAAAATGGaagaatgacaaaatatttaaacttaaaacacatttttttaaaatcattgtgCCCTGTTGAGAAGTCTTTTACAGCTGATCCGAGTTGTTTTCAGAAGCACAAAGCGCTCCTGCGTAATTCACCAAAGGCTCTTTCTAATGTATTCCACCATAGACAGTAACCTGGCTTTGGATTTGACTGTATGCATTAGAAGCACAGCGGTGGTGCAGCTGCTGTGCACTCTGGCTTCCTCTGCACTCACACGGTGGCTGTAATCTCAGTCTAAAGGATTACTGTTGGTTCCTGGCAGGGAGAGGGAATCTGTGCACCGCGGAGCAGTGCCAGGGTTCTGGTCACAGACCGATCATAAAGTCCCAGCAGGGCTAGAAGGCTGGGTCGCTATCTGAATTAGCAGAAAACAGCCTAGATATCATTGCTTTAAATCTACAACTGCATCAATGGAGCTCTTACAGTTTGCCCACTGAAGagtttagctaaaaaaaaaaacccaacaaaaatcATGAGGGACAACTTGAAGAGAGACATGGGTGGGAAAGCAGATGTCCTGGCCCCAAAATTGTTGCAAGGCTTTAATCTCTTCACCACTAATCGCTATAACTGGATTCAATAGCACCTGCTGCTCAAAGCACAATGTGCCAGGGAAGGACGAGGGAAGGGAGAGGGGAGGGCCAGACGCTACACCGGACAGCCCGGAACAGCCCGTACTAACTTCACCCTGACACAGTGTCCcgcaaaagaaataaaataaaactgcataaaaaacagttggagaaaaattaacagcatAGCTTTGTTAATATGAGGCAATCAATCAGCATTTGTGGGTATGAAGCATACCTTTTTTTCGATTTTCCACTGATCCATCTTGTTTCTTGTCTAATGGGCATAAAGGGGAATTGGATGAAAGCGGAACGGGAGGGAAGGAATAGGGTGGAATGGGGCGGGAGGGGATAAAGAGATCATTAACGaatcaaaaacaatcagaacaTTTATATCGCTTCCGAGTCAGGTTTCTGACATTATATTGTATCCTGAACGCCATTCATATTAGAGGTGAAAGTGCAGTGCTTATAAAGTCCTGCATGTTTGATATTATTGAGAAGTCATattgtgaagaaaataaaaactgaatgttgaTCTGTTAATACGGCTGCTGTAACTCAGACTTTATGATATGCATTTTTCTAGCTCCATCTAGATATCCTGTAACTGTCTATTACTGATGATTCACATTTGACTAAAATATGTCTTTGTccaatcaataaaatttaagtttttaagtaGAGTGTATTGACAATGTTTAGCTTCATCAGCCAGTAGGCATTTTGAAAATTCCGTCAGTCTGATGAAATGGACTGACAGCAAATCAGAAAATGATCAtcataaataacatttagataaattattttaacttatattaaaagaattaatgaataaaataatatagaaTAACATAATACGAAAATTGTaatgaaaaaaagtgaaaataaaataaaaattatgggattaatttatttttggatttttgcttCCCCCCCATCTTCCCAGTATCCCTCTGAGGGAAGAGGGTTAGCACCCTCTGGTAGCCCCCAATTTGAAAAACACTgggttaaaaactaaaaataaaaaggtgacGTAGTCAAGAATGccacaaactttttttctgctttttcttctcctccttttcctttttctcctcaTCATCTTCGTCATCATCTTCGCCAGCCCCAAGTAAAGTGAAGATAATCCCAGTTTGTGAGTTCACACCGACAGCAGTGACCAACATTTTCCCTGAGCCTTCCATTACATGAGTgcctttaaacagaaaacaaagtatCAGTAAAAGCATCAAAGGTAAAAACAGTAGACCATTGgcaactgtttttgttgtgcCTCTGgctgattttattcttgtttaaatacactttttatAGCCTCATCGTTTGACTTTGCCTTTTCCTTTAATTTAGGTACAAATGTTAAGCTGAAGTCTTATTTAGAAACTGCGTTTGCCGGGTTTTTATGTGACACATTAAGCTgcacatgaaaaaataaataaatgcatgttttaaaatggggctaataaatacaaataatgatCCAGAAAGAAACTGCTGCTAATGCATAAACCCggcaaacctttaataaaagtcattttaatcaaacagcCATTTTCATTTGTGCCGATTGAAATGGAGAACTAAAACGATGCAACTGTGTAGCAGCTCCAAATTCCTCTGGAGATTTTTCTTCATGtattcaaaaaaggaaaacatcatATGATGTAGGTCAGAAGAACGTAAATAAATTCTCTGTCTTTTCCTACTTTTGTGAAAGAGGTTGCAACCTAAAATGCATTTGAGAAAAGATTTATATGCGTTCAGACAGACAATGTCAACTGGGGTTTGAACTGAGACAAAACGAAGCAAAAAGCTATCTGCAGGAACTGAGCACAGAAGTGGCCACCTTTTACATTTGTGGCATTAGTAACCAACAGCTTGGAGTCAATTACATTCAGACACATGACAGAAATACTAATTCACTCTATTTTAACAAGTCTTTAAATGGCACAGGCCTTTTCAATGAAACCTACACTGCATGCCATAAAAATTCTTacactgatcattttcttttacaatctCTGCCTCAATTGTGAAGTAGCCTATGGAAAAGCTATTTTAATTAATAGCGTTGCCTATTTGTCATTTTAGATGATACTTTAGGAAGGTTTAGTCTAACAAATATTGTAGCCCTTTGTTACCATATTAGTACAGTCATAGTAAAAAGTGTAACAAGAAACAGTTAATCTCTTCTAAACAAGCATTGTGATTAGTGTCATTTTGCACAGCAAACCATTGCGAGCatgcaaaacaactgaaaatatgttaaaatatattttgattcaATACTAAGCAAGTAATATCAGTGGTGCGATTTCAAAGAGACCAGATGATTCATAAAGTTTGTCTTTCCTAAGATAAACACGTCATTTCAACAGAACGTTTGTTTTCgtaatgttttcatattcacTGAGCCTTTTCACATTTCCTTTTGCTTTTCACccaaacatttcaaagtgcatTATGTTAATTTTCAAGGTTGTGGATAattaaaatggaagaaaaaaatagatggcgcagaatgttttacaaatcaaaGTCAGAAATATATTCAATGCATATATAATCAGTCTGCTTTGGTTAAATTGAAACACACTGAAAGTTGTGACTAAAGTTGTGACAGAATGTGAGTAGACTCAAgctagggctggacaataaatcaataatatatatcAAAATAGGCATGTTATCAATATCAACAGATAGCGCAGCTGACAGAATATTCAgtcatttcactgaactctaATCTGGATCAGCACAGCAATCTGGggaatgtaggcagaggaaagactttagctgctcaacctctcaacTAGCTTACTCACTCTtgggttacctagcaacaatcaGTTGAGCAACATTCACAGCAGCTGCTTAAGGTAACGCCACCAGTTTGGGAAATTTTccgatatttaaaacaaaaactgattcaaTTATTGATGTCAATAACTAGAACAAAAGCTAATCTAATTATCGATATTgataattaagacaaaaaaaaaatctatcgaTATGAAACGCTTAAATTGTAGTATGTTTTTCAACCCTACCATCCAAGaggaatgaatacttttacaagacaGTAATGCTAAAGTAAGACTAGAAATTACCTGATAACAGCATGGGATCTTTATCTTGATTTTTCTTCACCTGGTCCGACTCCCCTGTGAGTGAGCTCTCATCAATTTTAAGATCATTGCCTTGTATAAGAACTCCATCAGCAGGTAAGAGGTCACCTAGAACACAGCAAGGATAAATCTCagcttgttttatatttactttaactaaaaaaaagaagaaaaaaaaaagaaattgcgACCGGTCTCCTCTTACCATATTTTACTTGTGCAATATCGCCCACAACAATCTCATTCACAGGAATTTGAATAACTTGTCCTCCTCGGACAACAGAAAATTTTTGCTCCTGTTCAATGCGACTTTGGAGGCCCCTGAACTGCTTGTCTTTACTCCAGTCATTGAACGCTGTTACCAACACAACACAGATGACTGACAGAAGAATGGCGGCTCCCTCTATCCAGCCTGCCTCCGCTTCAGTTTCATCATGTCCACCACCAGCAGCTTTCCCACAATCTGCAGAGACACAGCGATCAAATCTTCCCTACACTTACTAATACAGtgttgtgaaaaacaaaaggtttgccctctacagatttcttctgtttgttaatttattttttcttttttgacaacCTTGCATGTTAACAATAAGTGACAGGGCAAAAATGACATCTATGAGAGAGCCTCAAAGTGAAAACCACAGTCTcgtatttgcttaaaaaaaataataaaaaaaatccagatgatccttttgcaaaaatattgtgtggactgatgagacaaaatCTGGGCTTTGGAGAGGTTTTTGTCCCGTCACGTGTGTAAAACTAACAGCACTTCAGAAACAGAACATCAAACAAGATGATTGTTGTGTTATGGTCCGAGCCTGCTTTTCTGCTTCAGTCGGAATTGATGGAGCCATAAATTTTGTTCTCTGGCAAAGAGGCACAAAGCTCTCAAACACAACAGCAAGTCCACCTTTGAAAGGctcaaaatatataaacattttttggcAAAACCAGCCAAAACCAAATCTGGATTTAAATTCAACTGAAATGCTGTGGCTTAAAACAGGTCatttgtgtaaaaagaaaaacaaacaaaagaaatcagtcAGATTCCAGCACAGTGATGTAATAAATTGTTTGCTAGTTCTATCAAATGTGCTATTAGGCTGGTCGTCATAGGAGagacaaacatttattcagttaaagGGATAATTACTTTAATATTGGGCCAGGTCAGTTTaagcagctttttcttttaaataaagaattcAAAGGCTGCATTTTGTACAAATTATGTCTGACAAAATTTACTAGCTGATATGCAAAAACAAGAATTCTGAAGggctcaatatttttttttttactaatccATATCCAACATTAAATACTGAAATACACTGAGAAAAATTAGTTTCATaatttgaaagaagaaaaaagcgtGAATACAGTTACAAATATGACATAACAAAAAAAGGTATCTTTAATACGTTcaaatcaatcacattttactTACGTTGTCTTTCGGTATCTGGTGGTCTATAAAAAGAAAGGCCTAGTGAAATTACGGCTGCCACTTCAAGAATAATTAATGTAACATCCTGTAGCGCCTCCCACACTAATTGTAAgaaagttttgggttttttgggtGGGATTAAGTTTTGTCCAAACACATCTCTTCGCTTCTCAATGTCCGCTGGCTGTCCGCTAAGACCTgcaagagagacaaaaaaaaaaagtatctcaaataaatgtttttttttttcttgagatttcacaagtaaaataaaatacaagcatGAAAGATCTGTAGTGAATCTTACTACAGTTAGTTGGCAGCGAGCGAGATAGAAAAGAGTCATGTGCATTTTTGAGGAGACAATGCCCTCCGACAGTGACACACATTCAGTGGATAAGTCAAACACTTTCACCTCTTTCAGGCATTCCAGACAATGTGAGACCTGAGGTCAGGTCTGACCCCACAAACTGACTTTCTAATGAAATGAGCAACTGACTCATAGCTGAATCAGATTTAGACTCTGGTGCCCGTGAAGACTGCGGTCCCCCTGACACATTGTCTGCTTGGCTGAGGAACCACTGAGCCATTTGCGCAGGGAACGCGCTGCGGAAACCCATTCAAAATGCCTCCATATTCAAAGCACAATTATATAGTCAGAAGAGACTCCACACTTTTGATGATGCATGACAGTTTTTTAGTCCTATTCATGCTGGCTGTGCGTGGGCGACTGACTGTACAGACTAGATGGAGGTCtagtatgtgggtgtgtgtgtgaacgtgGAGCAGAGGAGGTGTGGTAAAATCAGGATCATAAGTAGTGACATAAAACTGCAACTGACAGGCAGATGGGGGTGGGCCGAGATTGAGGTTCTtgtcaaaaatacattattgaATGCCGGAACTGGAAAAGCAGCTCAAGATTCTTACGTAACCCAAGAGGAATCCTGTATAAAGATGCAGGAGATTACAACTTTAAAGACTCTGTTGCTTTCTGTTGTCGTACGCACATATGCAAAAATGTCGCTACACCAAGCTCCGTCATGACCGGCTGCATACTTTTACAGTAGACAGTCAGGGTTCATAGACAGATGTGCCCAAGAAGAGAACAAATGTAAGTCAGCTCTAACGTCATTACTGGCTAATAAAGGCTTTCCAGTTGTAGTTTTACcagtgttaaaaagaaaaataatcatttgaataTAATCTGTTACTCtataactttttcattttaaaccagATACCAAAAATGCTCCCATATTTCAATTTTGTTCTGTggttttgtgatgtaaaaaacaaacaaaagagtcTTTATTGACTGGTTtggaaacaaaaagaggaaactaCTTCCTTccttactttaaaataatagcaTCAAGCTCAAAGAACACACCTTCATAAACTTAAGCAACTGAACAAATCACTGATGGAGTAGCTTTATAGCACTTTGTGAGACAATTTAGGAGAGTATTAAGGCATTTTTGTTATTAACCTCATGCCGAATGTTGTTACACTTCTCAGTATTAATGTATAATtattcagaatttttaaaactgCTGGTAGTGTGCTGTGGTAACCACAGGGGGAGTAAATGCATTATATTGTCAGACAAAACGACCACTAAACTGCAAACCCAGCAAATAGTCGTTACGTGCTGTTGCTATGGTATGGTGctggt encodes the following:
- the atp2b1 gene encoding plasma membrane calcium-transporting ATPase 1 isoform X3, with protein sequence MANNSYSGVKNSLMEANHDGEFGCTLKELRSLMELRGADAITKISETYGDTQGLCSRLKTSAIDGLSGQPADIEKRRDVFGQNLIPPKKPKTFLQLVWEALQDVTLIILEVAAVISLGLSFYRPPDTERQHCGKAAGGGHDETEAEAGWIEGAAILLSVICVVLVTAFNDWSKDKQFRGLQSRIEQEQKFSVVRGGQVIQIPVNEIVVGDIAQVKYGDLLPADGVLIQGNDLKIDESSLTGESDQVKKNQDKDPMLLSGTHVMEGSGKMLVTAVGVNSQTGIIFTLLGAGEDDDEDDEEKKEKEEKKKQKKNKKQDGSVENRKKAKAQDGAAMEMQPLNSDEGADAEEKKKASLPKKEKSVLQGKLTKLAVQIGKGGLLMSAVTVIILVVLFVVDTFWYQGLPWVQDCTPIYIQFFVKFFIIGVTVLVVAVPEGLPLAVTISLAYSVKKMMSDNNLVRHLDACETMGNATAICSDKTGTLTMNRMAVVQVYIAEKHFRKIPLPENIPTSVLDTLVLGIAVNSAYTTNILPPEKEGGLPRQVGNKTECALLGFSNDLKRDYRAIRAEIPEEKFFKVYTFNSVRKSMSTVLKMADGSFRMFSKGASEILLKKCYKIVTASGEPKVFRPRDRDDMVKKVIEPMASEGLRTICLAYRDFPASEGQPDWDNESDILTGLTCICVVGIEDPVRPEVPDAIKKCQRAGITVRMVTGDNINTARAIACKCGILQPGDDFLCLDGKEFNRRIRNERGEIEQERIDKIWPKLRVLARSSPTDKHTLVKGIIDSTIAEQRQVVAVTGDGTNDGPALKKADVGFAMGIAGTDVAKEASDIILTDDNFSSIVKAVMWGRNVYDSISKFLQFQLTVNVVAVIVAFTGACITQDSPLKAVQMLWVNLIMDTFASLALATEPPTEALLLRKPYGRNKPLISRTMMKNILGHAVYQLTTIFTLLFVGEKLFNIDSGRNTPLNAPPSEHYTIVFNTFVLMQLFNEINARKIHGERNVFEGVFNNLIFCTIVLGTFIIQILIVQIGGKPFSCVALSLDQWLWCTFFGFGSLLWGQLISSIPTSRLKFLKTAGHGTQKDEIPEYELEELDDVDEIDHAERELRRGQILWFRGLNRIQTQMDVVSAFQSGTSFQGALRRQASNSSQQQHDVTNVSSPTHVAFSTTTTTAPAANSASATVGSEW